TTTCGTGGTAAAGAAAGGGGTGAATATCTTGTCGAGAACCTCCTGCTCCATCCCCGCGCCGGTATCTTCCACTACAACGGAAATCTTTCGAGATTCTCCTTTTGTTTTGAGCCTCAGATCGCCCCCGTCCGGCATGGCCTGCAAGGCATTGACGATGAGATTGACAAACACCTGCTTGAGTTGCGAGGCATCTGCGTCAATTTCAGGAAGATCCGGTGAAAACCGGCAGACCACCTTGACCCCGTTGCTGGCAAAGCGAGATTCCAAAAAATTCAAGACTTCAGCGACGAGGTGATTGACATCCACCTTTCCCTTCAGGGGTGGAATCTGGCGGGCAAAGATGAGAAGTTTCCTGACTATCTCCCGGGCATAGAGGGACGTGGACAGTATCTTGCCGATATCCGCCCGGGCCTGCGTCGGTAGATCGGGACATTTCTGTGCAAGCTGGGCAAATCCCAGTATATGGCCGAGCGGTTCATTGAGCTCGTGAGCAACTCCAGCAGCGAGCTGCCCGACGGTAGCCAACCTGTCGGCGTGCCTGAGTTGCTCTTCGAGTTTCGATCTGTCCTGCTCTGCCTCTTTTCGCATTATAACGATCGCGACCTCCTTCGCCACAGCTTCCAGAAGGTTTCGCTCTTCGTTGAGAAAGGGTCCATGGTCCCTTCTCGGTCTTTTGTCGGGATAGCCTACCTCGATGTAGCCCCGAAGCCTCCCATTGATCACGACGGGTACACTCTGGCGATGCCGCAATCGCCGGTAATTGCTGGTGGAGTGAGAGTGGCCGTCGAAGACTATTCTTGCGCAGGCGGCTTCGGGATACAGCCAGGCCGCCGGAAGACCCTCCACCACTCCCTTCAGCAATTCGCCCATCGCGATGTCTTTTTGACTGGCCAGATGGGCGATGTTGTAAAGGCACGAAAGCTCTTTGACACGCTCGCGTAAATCTGTCTGCGCTTCATGATTGATGTCGTCCACCGATTTCATCTGGCCTAATGTTTCATTTTAGACAATAAGATAAGCTATTGCAAGGAGAGAGTGCCTGCGGAAATAGCTGGGTATAGACACGGGCCTGATGTGTCAATCGTGGTAATCGGCCCATTCACCACAAAGGGGTGGTCGGCATTTTTGACGGGGAGCCCACCAGGGTCGCACTTGATTTTAGTCAAGACCTGTTATAAAGCTCTTGAAGACAAGCATGGGAAGCAATAATCCCTTACGCTACTTAGCAAATGTTGGGGCATAGATACTAAAACATGGCTTATGATACGTTTACTCTTCCCGTTGTACCTCCGTTTCGATTGGATTTAACCGTCTGGGTTCTTCGGGAACTATCAATCAATGTCGCGAATAATAAAATAGACCTGGCCAATCTGGAGGAGTTAACCAATGAGGAAGCGATTGAATTACTTTCGTCCCTGCGCGGTATAGGGCGTTGGTCGGCAGAATACGTTCTCTTGCGAGGCTTGGGAAGAGTTGATATTTTTCCTGGCGATGATGTCGGAGCGAAGAATAGTCTCCGGCGATTATTTCATACGGATAAAAAGCCCAGCTACGAGGACATAAGCGAAATGACCTCCCGTTGGCATCCATTTGAAGGTCTCATGTATTTCCATTTGCTCTTGGACAAATTGCACACAAAGGGGATACTATGAAGAAGAACACAATTTATACGATTGGTCACTCAACACATACGATAGATCAGTTTATTAAAATCCTTCAAGTACATAAGATCGGCTTAGTAGCTGACGTACGTACGATCCCCAGATCCCGACATAACCCGCAATTTAATGAAAATCAATTGAGACTCGATTTAGAACAGCATGATATTGAATATCTCCACCTGGTAGGGCTTGGAGGATTGCGTCATACGACAAAGGCATCCGTTAATACCGGCTGGACAAATTTATCATTTCGCGGTTTTGCCGATTATATGCAGACCCTGGAATTTCAAAAGGGCATTGAATTACTCATCGAAACCTCCAAATTGAAACGAACGGCAATTATGTGTGCGGAAGCTGTTCCTTGGCGATGTCACAGGTCGCTTATAGGGGATGCTTTAATGGTTCGCGACATAGAGGTACAACACATTATGAGCGAGAAGATCACCAAACCGCACAAAATAACTCTCCGGGCAAAAGTGAACGGGGTCATTATTACCTATCCTGAGACCGCTCAATAAGCCGCATTGTATTTTTTTGCTTGGATCACCGCCGCCATGTAGTCCGCTTTCAGCCAGAGCCGGCCCTCCTGCAGGTATAGCTTCGTGGGACCATGCCTCATTCCCCGTTTGTACGTGCTTTCTCGAACGCCTCTCCTTCCGGGTAATATTTCGTGCTTTTGCCGTGAGCGCTGCCGTCCCTGAACTCCGCCTGCTCCTTGACCGTGCCGTCTCCGTAGTACTGCCTAACGACACCGTCGGGGACT
This sequence is a window from Syntrophorhabdaceae bacterium. Protein-coding genes within it:
- a CDS encoding DUF488 domain-containing protein, whose amino-acid sequence is MKKNTIYTIGHSTHTIDQFIKILQVHKIGLVADVRTIPRSRHNPQFNENQLRLDLEQHDIEYLHLVGLGGLRHTTKASVNTGWTNLSFRGFADYMQTLEFQKGIELLIETSKLKRTAIMCAEAVPWRCHRSLIGDALMVRDIEVQHIMSEKITKPHKITLRAKVNGVIITYPETAQ
- a CDS encoding ATP-binding protein: MKSVDDINHEAQTDLRERVKELSCLYNIAHLASQKDIAMGELLKGVVEGLPAAWLYPEAACARIVFDGHSHSTSNYRRLRHRQSVPVVINGRLRGYIEVGYPDKRPRRDHGPFLNEERNLLEAVAKEVAIVIMRKEAEQDRSKLEEQLRHADRLATVGQLAAGVAHELNEPLGHILGFAQLAQKCPDLPTQARADIGKILSTSLYAREIVRKLLIFARQIPPLKGKVDVNHLVAEVLNFLESRFASNGVKVVCRFSPDLPEIDADASQLKQVFVNLIVNALQAMPDGGDLRLKTKGESRKISVVVEDTGAGMEQEVLDKIFTPFFTTKEIGLGTGLGLPVSHGIIASHQGTIRVESSAGKGTVCTIELPVRRARAHRNEASDAIF